In the Methanothermobacter marburgensis str. Marburg genome, CACCTTTAGCGGTGGAGCCGACAGCCTTCCGCTCATCAGAGATCCTCTGCAGAAACTTAAAGTGGTATCCATGGATCCGCCAAACGGTTCCATGAGCGTTTCAAGGACAAAAAGCCTTGTAATAACCTTCAGCTCCATTATCATAGCCGGAACTAAATATTACAGTATAACAGTCAGAAAATCTACAGGTGCTCTAAAATCAATCATCCAGAGTATAAGCGGCAACAGGCTCATCATAACACCCGTTGGAGGCTGGGATCCCGGTGTCAAGTTCACAGTCAGAATACCTGTGAATGCCATAGAAAATATTGCAGGAACCACCCTATCAGTGGACTTCACATCAAATTTCACGTCTGCCATTGCAGTAACAGCCATTGATCCCAGAAGTGGTGCAACAGGTGTTTCAAGGACCAAAGTAATTGTCATAACATTCAGTAACAGCATACTTGCCGGCCCCAGCTACAGATCAATAACTGTAAAAACATCTGCCGGCCGGCTGAAGCCCATCAGTAAGAGAATAAGTGGCAACAGGCTCTACATAAAACCAGTTGGAAGCTGGAGTGCCCGTACAAGGTACATCATCACTGTTCCAAGGACTGCAGTTAAGACCAGCACAGGTAACATGATGGCAGTAGATTTCAAATCAACATTCACAACAAGATAAATAAAAAAATACTTCTTTTCTATTTTTAAATTTTAAGAATATTTATCTAATTTTTGCAAAAGGTGATTTTCAAGAGCTGATTAATAAAAAACTGAATACCTTAATTTAAAAAAGAATTTAATCAGTCCCCAAGGACCTCATAAAGAATCCTCATTGCCTTCACAAAGGGTGGATTACCTGATGTGAGGAGAACAACACGGAGAACGTCAACAATCTCATCCCTTGTAACCCCAAATTCATTTATGGCACTCTGTATCTGCTTTTTAACCGCACGGTCATCTGAGTTTGCAGCTGTTATCCCGAGGGCTATGAGTTTCTGTGTCTTGTAGTCAAGAACCTTCCCTGTGTAGGCGGCCTCGTTGAGTTTAACAACTGCCTCGTAGATGTCAGGATAGTCCTCCTTCACATGGACCATGCCCTTTCCATAGAAAACATCCTCTTTCATACCTTACACCTCCCGAATCTTATTATGTTCAGCTTGATATTTATAACTAACACCAGCTAAAAATAAAAGGTGATTATTCACTGTTTTTCCTGAAATTCTGGGGATGCTGGTTTTTTCTCTGCTTCTGATGGCTCAGATTTTTTCGATGTTTTTTCAGATGCCCTTGAGGGGTCAGAGAGCATCTCTGAGATCCCTGCA is a window encoding:
- a CDS encoding carboxymuconolactone decarboxylase family protein, encoding MKEDVFYGKGMVHVKEDYPDIYEAVVKLNEAAYTGKVLDYKTQKLIALGITAANSDDRAVKKQIQSAINEFGVTRDEIVDVLRVVLLTSGNPPFVKAMRILYEVLGD